The Methanococcoides methylutens MM1 genome has a window encoding:
- a CDS encoding 4Fe-4S binding protein, translating to MTDSNLTEALKDMAFELGADFIGIADRSSFEKSEYTGNKPQDVMKDLQSVIILGVSVPRGAFETLPKGRGEYTNTLMAATATLRIIAFQLAKRIEKEGYMATIAPSEGSEYGYWYADRETLKGDLSFKYAAYQAGIGNFGMNHLLITKDFGPKVRMTGILTDAPLDTEEKAELPLVNDACSKCLKCIDICPVDALTEEGVIHREKCAEYMFNELGGLRCGLCIKVCPLNQF from the coding sequence ATGACAGATAGTAATCTTACAGAAGCTTTAAAGGATATGGCTTTTGAACTTGGTGCTGACTTCATTGGTATTGCTGACAGATCTAGTTTTGAAAAATCAGAGTATACCGGAAACAAGCCGCAGGATGTGATGAAGGATTTACAGTCAGTGATAATCCTGGGAGTTTCCGTACCAAGGGGAGCTTTTGAAACGTTACCCAAAGGCAGGGGTGAATACACAAATACGCTTATGGCAGCTACGGCTACATTGAGGATCATTGCATTCCAGCTGGCTAAGCGTATCGAAAAAGAAGGCTATATGGCAACTATCGCACCAAGCGAGGGAAGTGAGTACGGTTACTGGTATGCCGATCGTGAAACTCTCAAAGGTGATCTCTCTTTCAAATATGCTGCATATCAGGCAGGAATTGGAAACTTTGGTATGAACCATCTTCTGATCACAAAGGATTTCGGCCCTAAAGTTCGTATGACCGGTATACTGACCGATGCACCATTAGATACAGAAGAAAAGGCCGAACTGCCACTTGTCAATGATGCATGCAGTAAATGCCTCAAGTGCATCGATATATGTCCGGTTGATGCTCTTACAGAAGAAGGAGTAATTCACAGGGAAAAGTGTGCTGAGTATATGTTCAATGAACTTGGGGGACTTCGATGTGGGCTTTGCATCAAAGTGTGTCCCCTGAATCAGTTTTAA
- a CDS encoding GyrI-like domain-containing protein, with the protein MELINEPEITELEERTVAYVSFVGNYVGNVEVFAELFGKLGSWAGPKQLMGPNTLFMSAYYDDPGVTPPEELKLEACMTIDDDVEVEGEIRNQKLPGGKYVVMRAELTGAEEYGPAWEKIVEWLMQNNLEMDMSRASYEIYLNDPEQHPEKHHILDICMPVK; encoded by the coding sequence TTGGAATTAATAAACGAACCTGAGATAACAGAATTAGAAGAAAGAACTGTAGCATACGTTTCTTTTGTCGGAAACTATGTGGGCAATGTCGAGGTCTTTGCAGAGCTGTTCGGTAAATTAGGCAGCTGGGCAGGGCCAAAGCAATTGATGGGACCAAATACTCTATTCATGTCTGCCTATTATGATGATCCGGGAGTTACCCCTCCGGAAGAACTTAAACTGGAAGCGTGCATGACCATCGACGATGATGTTGAAGTCGAAGGAGAGATCAGGAATCAGAAACTTCCCGGTGGAAAGTACGTAGTAATGCGTGCTGAACTGACAGGCGCAGAAGAATATGGACCTGCATGGGAAAAGATCGTAGAGTGGCTGATGCAAAACAACCTTGAAATGGATATGTCACGGGCAAGCTATGAGATCTATTTGAATGATCCAGAGCAGCATCCGGAAAAGCATCACATTCTTGACATCTGTATGCCTGTTAAATAA
- a CDS encoding flavodoxin family protein: MKTLVAYMTQTGNTKKIADAIYEEIAGEKDIKDINDVSNFEGYDLVFVGFPVMQFNVPENISKFVKENAAGKNIAFFMTHAVPEGFEAIHSWTGSCKDIAAGGNYLGTFECQGELAQPIIDMLLQSDDPQMKAFGEMGPSTKGQPDESRVQKAREFAKEIQSKVQ; encoded by the coding sequence ATGAAAACATTAGTAGCATACATGACACAAACGGGAAACACAAAAAAGATAGCTGACGCAATTTATGAGGAAATTGCCGGAGAGAAGGATATCAAAGATATCAATGATGTAAGCAACTTCGAAGGTTATGACCTTGTATTTGTGGGTTTTCCAGTAATGCAATTCAATGTTCCTGAGAATATTTCAAAATTTGTAAAAGAGAATGCGGCTGGCAAGAACATAGCATTCTTCATGACCCATGCTGTTCCTGAAGGATTTGAAGCCATACATTCCTGGACCGGTTCCTGCAAGGATATTGCAGCCGGTGGAAATTATCTTGGTACATTTGAATGTCAGGGTGAACTTGCACAACCGATCATTGACATGTTGCTGCAATCAGATGACCCGCAAATGAAAGCTTTTGGTGAGATGGGACCTTCTACTAAAGGTCAGCCTGATGAATCCCGTGTCCAGAAGGCAAGGGAATTCGCAAAAGAGATCCAGTCAAAGGTCCAGTAA
- a CDS encoding TrkH family potassium uptake protein, translated as MRYDVVLGVLGSILWLLAGVLVIPLIVAVYYGETLFTFGLPLLITVLAAFVFSLFFTKVEEEWNMKEGFFIVASGWLIAAVIYSIPYILEGVPVLNALFESMSGVTATGATALTDIESHSRSLLFWRSMTQWLGGMGIIMLFIAILPKLGIAGRQMFRAEVPGLHEEQLRPRIRETAKILWLVYIMLSLAEIIVLDLAGLSLYDSVTHTFTSISCSGFSPYSDSIAAFNDPVVEAIFIVFMFLGGANFALHYKTVFSDRKSLIRDEEFKFYFLLIGIATLVLAYMLFSTRVYPLGEAFRYSSFQVISILTTTGYATADFNLWPDSSRFILFLLMFIGGCAGSTSGGVKVVRVLLLIKYAQNVLFKVLHPKAIRHIRFNGKTVPEDVIHSIVSFMVIYFMIFVASSTMLSLMGMDFVTSLSASIATLGNVGPGLGLVGPMESFDNIPALGKLLLTANMWIGRLEVFTVMVILTPAFWRK; from the coding sequence TTGAGATATGATGTAGTTCTGGGTGTATTGGGTTCCATTCTCTGGCTGCTTGCCGGAGTTTTAGTTATTCCGTTGATCGTAGCTGTATACTATGGTGAAACCCTGTTTACCTTTGGTCTCCCCCTGCTCATCACAGTTCTCGCTGCTTTCGTATTCTCATTGTTCTTCACAAAAGTGGAAGAGGAATGGAACATGAAGGAAGGTTTTTTCATCGTGGCATCCGGGTGGCTTATTGCAGCAGTTATCTATTCCATACCTTACATACTCGAAGGAGTTCCTGTACTCAATGCCCTGTTTGAATCAATGTCCGGGGTCACGGCCACCGGAGCTACTGCACTTACAGATATTGAGAGCCACAGCAGGAGCCTGCTCTTCTGGAGAAGTATGACCCAGTGGCTTGGTGGCATGGGTATCATCATGTTGTTCATTGCCATCCTGCCAAAGCTCGGCATTGCAGGCCGGCAGATGTTTCGTGCAGAGGTCCCGGGTCTTCATGAGGAACAGCTTCGTCCGAGGATCAGGGAGACTGCCAAGATCCTGTGGCTTGTTTATATCATGCTCTCCCTTGCAGAGATCATCGTTCTTGACCTTGCTGGTTTGTCTCTTTATGATTCTGTGACCCATACATTCACATCCATCTCATGCTCCGGTTTTTCCCCTTACTCAGACAGCATAGCAGCTTTCAATGATCCGGTGGTAGAGGCGATTTTCATAGTTTTCATGTTCCTTGGGGGAGCAAACTTTGCTCTCCATTACAAAACAGTATTCTCTGACCGGAAAAGCCTGATACGGGATGAAGAGTTCAAATTCTACTTTTTGCTAATTGGAATTGCGACCCTTGTCCTTGCCTATATGCTTTTCAGCACCCGTGTCTATCCACTTGGTGAAGCTTTCAGGTATAGCAGTTTCCAGGTAATTTCCATTCTTACGACCACTGGCTATGCTACGGCGGATTTCAATCTCTGGCCGGATTCCTCAAGGTTCATTCTCTTCCTGCTGATGTTCATAGGCGGATGTGCAGGTTCCACTTCAGGTGGGGTGAAGGTTGTGCGTGTACTTCTCCTGATAAAATACGCACAGAATGTGCTTTTCAAGGTTCTCCATCCAAAGGCCATCAGACATATCCGCTTCAACGGTAAAACAGTTCCTGAAGATGTTATCCATTCCATCGTCTCTTTCATGGTGATCTACTTCATGATCTTCGTTGCCAGTTCGACCATGCTCTCGTTGATGGGAATGGATTTTGTAACTTCCCTAAGTGCTTCCATCGCAACCCTTGGAAATGTCGGCCCGGGTCTTGGTCTTGTAGGTCCAATGGAGAGTTTTGATAACATCCCTGCCCTTGGCAAGTTGCTCCTCACTGCCAACATGTGGATCGGAAGGCTTGAGGTGTTTACTGTTATGGTGATACTGACGCCGGCTTTCTGGAGGAAGTGA
- a CDS encoding YihY/virulence factor BrkB family protein: protein MGKFRDVALQTIKKWNSDDGVSFSAALSFYLIISLPSLLLFSLSLGGMFLKVERLQATIIGYISPFANEEIIKSLNLLFQQLPETSSLTFGLVSSFLLFLWSAGNIFLHFQKTVNNMWGVQDYRKGWVERLFRKRMSSFVAVFIFSVLLVLSILTEIFLVVISKVITTILPFSLDIVQYASSVANFCVLTVLFVYLYTTLPEKKLGPRYIVTGSFLTVFFVTVGKYLFSLYLSYSNLTTVYTQIGAFIAVFLWLYYSSIIVTLMAEFIKVYSDIDE from the coding sequence ATGGGGAAATTCAGGGACGTGGCACTACAGACCATTAAAAAATGGAATTCAGATGATGGTGTATCATTCAGTGCAGCTCTGTCATTCTATCTGATAATAAGTCTTCCATCTCTTCTTCTTTTCTCATTGTCCCTGGGAGGAATGTTCCTGAAAGTGGAACGCCTTCAGGCAACTATTATAGGGTATATATCCCCTTTTGCCAATGAAGAGATCATAAAATCATTGAACCTGCTTTTTCAGCAGTTACCCGAAACGAGTTCACTGACCTTTGGACTTGTTAGCAGTTTCCTGCTTTTCCTATGGAGTGCCGGCAATATCTTCCTGCATTTTCAGAAGACGGTTAACAACATGTGGGGAGTTCAGGATTACAGGAAGGGTTGGGTAGAAAGGCTCTTCAGAAAAAGGATGTCCTCATTTGTTGCTGTATTTATATTCAGCGTGCTTCTGGTCCTGAGCATTCTTACAGAGATATTCCTTGTAGTCATATCAAAGGTAATTACAACAATTCTTCCATTTTCACTGGATATTGTCCAGTATGCTTCTTCTGTGGCAAACTTCTGTGTGCTCACTGTTCTTTTCGTTTATCTTTATACGACACTTCCGGAAAAGAAGTTAGGACCCAGGTATATAGTGACAGGTTCATTCCTGACTGTTTTTTTTGTGACCGTCGGCAAATATCTTTTCAGCCTGTATCTCTCATATAGCAATCTTACCACCGTATATACTCAGATTGGTGCTTTTATAGCTGTCTTTTTGTGGCTCTATTATTCTTCCATTATCGTTACATTGATGGCTGAGTTCATCAAGGTTTATTCTGATATTGATGAGTGA
- a CDS encoding DUF3303 domain-containing protein — protein MDIITWEPKDNDEVTRRYSEWSWPDSVEVISEWTDLSTCRYVAVVDIKDSESYAIAALPWKDICHIETFPVMETPKLMAMMSEYV, from the coding sequence ATGGACATAATAACATGGGAACCTAAAGACAACGATGAAGTAACAAGAAGATACAGCGAATGGAGCTGGCCTGATAGCGTGGAAGTTATCAGTGAATGGACCGATCTTTCAACCTGCAGATATGTTGCTGTGGTAGACATAAAGGATTCTGAAAGTTATGCTATTGCAGCGCTTCCATGGAAGGACATTTGCCATATCGAGACTTTTCCCGTTATGGAAACGCCAAAATTAATGGCAATGATGTCCGAATATGTGTGA
- the katG gene encoding catalase/peroxidase HPI, translating into MSEDSKNPVMGSTARGGTSIRDWWPNQLNLNILHQHSSMSNPMGEEFNYAEEFKKLDLEALKKDLYALMTDSQDWWPADYGNYGGLFIRMAWHSAGTYRMGDGRGGAGSGNQRFPPLNSWPDNVNLDKARRLLWPIKQKYGRKISWGDLMILAGNCALESMGFKTFGFAGGREDIWEPEEDIYWGAEEEWLATSDKPKSRYSGERNLENPLAAVQMGLIYVNPEGPDGNPDPVASGHDVRETFARMAMNDEETVALVAGGHTFGKCHGAGDAAHVGPEPEAAPIEEQGLGWKSSFGSGKGGDTISSGIEGAWKPNPTQWDSGYLKVMFKYDWELVKSPAGANQWLAKDVDEEDMVVDAHDPSRKHRPMMTTADLSLKFDSIYEPIARRYLENPEEFADAFARAWFKLTHRDMGPRSRYLGPEVPEEELIWQDPVPAVDHELIDSQDIAELKSKILASDLSVSQLVSTAWASASTFRGSDKRGGANGARIRLAPQKDWEVNQPEQLATVLETLEGIQKEFNNAQSGGKKVSLADLIVLGGCAGIEQASKNAGHEVTVPFTPGRTDASDEQTDVVSFSVLEPKADGFRNYQKTKYAVSAEELLVDRAQLLTLTAPEMTALIGGMRVLNANFGQFQHGVFTKSPETLTNDFFVNLLDMSTEWKATSEEEDVFEGRDRATGELKWTGTRVDLIFGSNSQLRALAEVYGCEDSQEKFLNDFVAVWNKVMNLDRFDLV; encoded by the coding sequence ATGAGTGAAGATAGCAAGAATCCGGTAATGGGATCCACTGCTCGCGGTGGAACGTCGATTCGGGACTGGTGGCCGAATCAGTTGAATCTTAACATTCTGCACCAGCATTCTTCCATGTCCAATCCGATGGGCGAAGAGTTCAACTACGCTGAGGAATTCAAGAAACTCGATCTGGAGGCTCTGAAAAAGGACCTCTATGCACTAATGACCGACTCGCAGGACTGGTGGCCGGCCGATTACGGTAACTACGGTGGTCTCTTCATCCGGATGGCATGGCACAGTGCAGGTACCTATCGCATGGGCGACGGTCGTGGGGGCGCCGGGTCCGGAAATCAGCGCTTTCCACCTCTAAACAGCTGGCCGGACAACGTGAACCTCGACAAGGCGCGTCGTTTGCTCTGGCCGATCAAACAGAAATATGGCAGAAAAATTTCCTGGGGTGACCTGATGATCCTCGCCGGCAACTGCGCACTCGAGTCCATGGGATTCAAGACGTTCGGTTTCGCCGGTGGACGAGAGGATATTTGGGAGCCTGAAGAAGACATATACTGGGGAGCTGAAGAGGAGTGGCTGGCCACGAGCGACAAGCCCAAGAGCCGTTACAGTGGAGAGCGGAATCTGGAAAATCCCCTGGCAGCCGTACAGATGGGCCTGATCTACGTCAACCCGGAAGGACCGGACGGTAACCCGGATCCGGTAGCCTCCGGCCATGACGTTCGGGAGACCTTCGCGCGCATGGCTATGAACGATGAAGAGACCGTCGCACTTGTCGCCGGTGGGCATACATTCGGCAAGTGCCATGGCGCCGGTGATGCGGCACATGTGGGACCTGAGCCGGAGGCCGCTCCCATCGAAGAGCAGGGCCTAGGCTGGAAGAGCAGCTTTGGCAGCGGCAAGGGCGGCGACACGATCAGCAGTGGTATCGAAGGCGCCTGGAAGCCGAATCCAACTCAATGGGACTCGGGTTATCTTAAAGTGATGTTCAAATACGACTGGGAGCTGGTCAAGAGCCCGGCAGGTGCGAACCAGTGGCTGGCCAAGGATGTGGACGAAGAGGACATGGTCGTTGATGCCCATGATCCGTCCAGGAAGCACCGGCCAATGATGACCACAGCCGACCTCTCGCTTAAGTTCGACTCGATCTATGAACCCATCGCCCGACGCTACCTGGAGAACCCGGAGGAGTTCGCGGATGCCTTCGCACGAGCCTGGTTCAAGCTGACTCACCGCGACATGGGCCCCCGCTCCCGCTATCTCGGCCCGGAGGTCCCGGAAGAGGAATTGATCTGGCAGGACCCGGTTCCCGCAGTGGATCATGAGCTGATCGACTCACAGGATATTGCAGAGCTCAAGAGCAAGATCCTTGCCTCGGACCTGTCGGTCTCTCAACTGGTCTCGACCGCCTGGGCATCGGCGTCCACTTTCCGCGGCTCCGACAAACGTGGCGGGGCGAACGGCGCACGCATTCGTCTCGCACCACAAAAGGATTGGGAAGTCAACCAGCCTGAACAACTTGCGACTGTGCTTGAGACTCTTGAGGGAATCCAAAAGGAGTTCAACAACGCTCAGTCAGGCGGGAAGAAGGTTTCGCTTGCCGACCTGATCGTTCTGGGTGGATGTGCAGGTATCGAGCAAGCATCAAAGAATGCCGGTCACGAGGTGACCGTTCCCTTCACGCCGGGACGCACGGATGCTTCTGATGAGCAAACCGACGTTGTGTCATTTAGTGTACTCGAGCCGAAAGCAGACGGTTTCCGTAACTATCAGAAAACCAAATACGCTGTATCGGCAGAGGAACTGCTGGTAGATCGGGCACAACTACTGACATTGACCGCTCCTGAGATGACAGCCCTCATAGGCGGTATGCGCGTCTTGAATGCCAACTTTGGACAGTTCCAGCATGGCGTTTTCACCAAAAGTCCGGAAACGCTTACCAATGACTTCTTCGTGAATCTGCTCGACATGAGCACGGAGTGGAAGGCAACCTCGGAAGAAGAAGACGTGTTTGAGGGTCGTGATCGTGCAACGGGCGAACTCAAGTGGACCGGCACCCGTGTCGACCTGATCTTTGGTTCGAACTCCCAGCTCCGGGCTCTGGCAGAAGTCTACGGATGTGAGGACTCACAGGAGAAGTTCCTGAACGACTTTGTAGCAGTATGGAACAAGGTAATGAACCTTGATCGCTTCGATCTAGTCTGA
- a CDS encoding GbsR/MarR family transcriptional regulator yields the protein MSDIEEKIIDIGHEIFKGYGVDDATAQILSILNFESREISMEELAHRTGYSLASISLKIKNLEHFWSIKRIQKPGSRKTYLYMEKNLLDAFATQIRNGFGTELEIAKTKITPLIEEYRNHADSEEQKVKLQAYENYLSEINKFEELIHQIYVLIDNLKENRV from the coding sequence ATGAGTGATATCGAAGAAAAGATAATTGACATCGGTCATGAGATCTTTAAAGGCTATGGGGTCGATGATGCAACTGCACAGATCCTTTCTATTCTTAACTTTGAGTCCAGAGAAATAAGTATGGAAGAACTGGCACATAGGACCGGATATAGCCTTGCTTCTATCAGTCTTAAGATAAAGAATCTTGAGCATTTCTGGAGCATAAAAAGGATACAAAAGCCCGGATCCCGTAAAACATACCTGTATATGGAAAAGAATTTACTTGACGCCTTTGCTACCCAGATCCGGAATGGGTTTGGAACCGAACTGGAGATTGCAAAGACGAAGATCACTCCTCTGATCGAAGAGTATAGGAACCATGCAGATAGTGAAGAACAAAAAGTAAAACTTCAGGCCTATGAGAACTATCTCTCAGAGATCAATAAGTTTGAAGAATTGATCCATCAGATATACGTTCTGATTGATAACTTAAAAGAGAATCGTGTTTAA
- a CDS encoding multidrug efflux SMR transporter encodes MEWILLLIAGIFETGWAVGLKYSDGLTKFYPMVFTVVTLILSMYLLERALRTLPVGTAYAVWTGIGIIGTTILGIFLFNESMNVTRIFFIGLIAVGIGGLKLVSA; translated from the coding sequence ATGGAATGGATACTTTTGTTAATTGCAGGAATTTTTGAAACCGGATGGGCAGTCGGACTGAAATATAGTGATGGTTTAACCAAGTTCTACCCGATGGTGTTTACTGTAGTAACTTTGATCTTAAGCATGTATCTGCTGGAAAGAGCTTTGAGAACACTACCTGTTGGAACAGCCTATGCTGTCTGGACAGGTATTGGTATCATTGGAACGACAATATTGGGTATATTCCTTTTCAACGAATCAATGAATGTGACCAGGATCTTTTTCATCGGATTGATCGCTGTTGGGATCGGTGGCTTAAAACTGGTATCAGCTTGA
- a CDS encoding cohesin domain-containing protein, producing MKRILLLVSLLCLVSLASAQDMTISVSDTTAAVGGIVEVPIDLEGAEDVGSLDISLMYDPAVLQAVGVEPGELGDNAYIESNTGNEGVVIIALADSSGITGDGSVAVVSFRVLGDVGSSSFMTLVDVSVHNTDLVEVISPTIDGTLSVTEDASESAGYGSMLLMTMAAVVIALFVVKRRR from the coding sequence ATGAAAAGAATATTGTTGTTAGTCAGTCTGTTGTGCCTCGTATCACTTGCATCGGCACAGGACATGACAATAAGTGTGAGTGATACAACAGCTGCAGTTGGGGGTATCGTGGAGGTTCCTATTGACCTTGAAGGAGCTGAAGATGTGGGAAGTCTGGACATCTCCCTGATGTATGATCCGGCAGTCCTGCAGGCTGTGGGTGTGGAGCCTGGTGAACTTGGTGATAATGCATATATCGAGTCCAATACAGGTAATGAAGGAGTGGTCATAATCGCCCTTGCTGACTCTTCCGGGATAACCGGTGATGGTTCTGTTGCAGTCGTATCATTCAGAGTGCTTGGCGATGTAGGTTCATCCAGCTTTATGACCCTGGTTGATGTGTCGGTTCACAACACTGATCTTGTTGAAGTCATATCACCCACGATTGACGGAACTCTCAGTGTTACCGAAGATGCTTCCGAAAGCGCAGGTTATGGAAGCATGCTGTTGATGACAATGGCAGCAGTAGTCATTGCTCTATTCGTTGTCAAGAGAAGAAGATAA